In Ipomoea triloba cultivar NCNSP0323 chromosome 7, ASM357664v1, a single genomic region encodes these proteins:
- the LOC116025813 gene encoding 2-alkenal reductase (NADP(+)-dependent)-like, with amino-acid sequence MAVEVSNKQIILKGYVKGEAKESDMECRTTTVKLEVPAGSDAVVVKNLYLACDPFLRARMIDYEGNYVDAFTPGAPMAGYGVGRVLDSGNPKFKKGDLIWGITGWEEYSIITQFHDHLHKIEHTDVPISYYAGILSMVGLTAYVGLYEIGRPKKGETVFVSSAFGAVGQLVGQFAKLVGCHVVGSAGSKQKVDLLKSKYGFDDAFNYKEEKDLNATLKRYFPNGIDIYFENVGGKMLDAVLLNMKVHGRIIGCGMISQYNNLDKPEGVHNLILIINKRLRFEGFLLADHYDLYPKFLETALQYIREGKISYAEDFSDGIESAPRALVEFLSGKSMGKKVIVVSKE; translated from the exons atggcgGTGGAAGTGAGCAACAAGCAGATAATTTTGAAAGGGTACGTGAAGGGAGAGGCGAAAGAATCCGACATGGAATGCCGGACAACCACCGTGAAGCTGGAGGTTCCGGCGGGCTCCGACGCCGTGGTGGTGAAGAATCTGTATTTAGCCTGCGACCCATTCTTGCGAGCGAGAATGATAGATTATGAAGGCAACTATGTCGATGCTTTCACGCCTGGCGCT CCTATGGCAGGATATGGAGTGGGCAGAGTGTTGGATTCTGGTAATCCCAAGTTCAAGAAGGGGGATTTGATATGGGGAATCACCGGTTGGGAAGAGTACAGTATAATTACTCAATTTCATGACCACCTTCACAAAATCGAACATACAGATGTTCCCATTTCATATTATGCCGGAATTCTAA GTATGGTAGGTTTGACAGCATATGTAGGGCTATATGAGATCGGACGTCCCAAAAAAGGAGAAACTGTTTTTGTGTCCTCTGCTTTTGGAGCTGTTGGTCAGCTTGTTGGACAATTTGCAAAACTTGTTGGTTGTCATGTTGTTGGGAGTGCTGGCTCCAAACAAAAG GTTGACCTGTTAAAAAGTAAGTATGGATTTGACGACGCTTTTAACTACAAAGAGGAGAAAGACTTGAATGCGACTTTGAAAAG ATATTTCCCTAATGGAATTGATATCTACTTCGAAAATGTGGGAGGAAAAATGCTCGACGCAGTACTTCTCAACATGAAGGTCCATGGCCGCATTATCGGCTGTGGAATGATCTCACAATACAACAATCTCGACAAACCTGAAGGTGTTCATAACTTAATTCTAATCATCAACAAACGACTCCGTTTTGAAGGATTTCTCCTTGCGGATCATTATGATCTCTATCCAAAGTTCCTGGAAACAGCTCTTCAGTACATTAGGGAGGGGAAGATTTCTTACGCAGAAGACTTTTCAGATGGGATTGAAAGTGCTCCTCGTGCTCTCGTAGAATTTTTAAGTGGTAAAAGTATGGGAAAGAAAGTGATTGTTGTTTCTAAAGAATAG